The proteins below come from a single Parageobacillus thermoglucosidasius genomic window:
- a CDS encoding FAD-binding oxidoreductase translates to MGVYEDLLEQIGDRERVTVNETVLEQHSKGIAYHAPRKPDVVVFPKTAAEVSAVLAYANERRIPVTPFGAGSSLEGHIIPVQGGITLNLTMMNHIIDIRPDDFLAIVEPGVTRMQLNQALKKYGLFFPVDPGADATLGGMAATNASGTNSVKYGVMRDQVLGLEVVLADGKIVHTGGMAAKSSAGYDLTGLFVGSEGTLGVFTKMIVRLQGIPEATNAIKASFPTLTAAAQAAALLLKAGVSPGKIELVDEQTIQAVNQYKQTNYPEAPTLFIELSGSAASVKDGTEVVKEWCAAENAVSFETEDDPAGRAKLWEARHHAAFAIQAAHPGKTMLSTDVCVPVSKLPEAIAETRKLVDEYGITAAIFGHVGDGNYHTVLTFDPADAEEVKRVEEINARIVRYALSHGGTCTGEHGIGIGKRHFLYEEHRDSVPLMQGIKRLFDPNGIMNPGKIFL, encoded by the coding sequence ATGGGAGTTTATGAAGACTTATTAGAACAGATTGGTGACCGTGAACGGGTGACGGTGAACGAAACGGTTCTCGAACAGCATAGCAAAGGAATCGCTTATCATGCGCCAAGAAAGCCGGATGTCGTCGTGTTTCCGAAAACGGCGGCGGAAGTGAGCGCTGTGTTGGCTTATGCAAATGAGCGGCGCATCCCGGTTACCCCGTTTGGGGCGGGAAGCAGCTTAGAAGGGCATATTATTCCCGTCCAAGGCGGCATCACGCTCAATCTTACGATGATGAATCATATTATTGATATCCGCCCCGATGATTTTTTGGCCATCGTCGAGCCGGGAGTAACGCGGATGCAGCTGAATCAAGCGTTGAAAAAATACGGGCTGTTTTTCCCGGTTGACCCGGGAGCAGACGCGACGCTCGGCGGGATGGCGGCGACGAACGCGAGCGGGACAAACAGCGTCAAATACGGCGTGATGCGCGATCAAGTGCTTGGGCTGGAAGTCGTGCTTGCCGACGGGAAAATCGTTCATACCGGAGGAATGGCGGCAAAATCGTCGGCTGGTTATGATTTAACGGGGCTGTTTGTCGGATCGGAAGGAACGCTGGGCGTATTTACGAAGATGATTGTCCGCCTTCAAGGCATCCCGGAAGCGACGAATGCGATCAAAGCAAGCTTTCCGACGTTAACGGCGGCAGCCCAGGCGGCAGCGTTGCTTTTAAAAGCGGGTGTTTCTCCGGGGAAAATCGAGCTTGTCGATGAGCAAACGATTCAAGCGGTCAATCAATACAAGCAGACGAACTATCCGGAGGCGCCGACGCTGTTTATCGAATTAAGCGGCAGCGCGGCGAGCGTCAAAGACGGAACGGAAGTTGTCAAAGAATGGTGCGCCGCAGAAAACGCCGTGTCATTTGAAACGGAAGATGATCCCGCCGGGCGCGCTAAATTGTGGGAAGCGCGCCATCATGCGGCGTTTGCCATTCAAGCGGCGCATCCGGGGAAAACGATGTTGTCCACCGATGTATGTGTGCCGGTTTCCAAGCTGCCGGAAGCGATTGCCGAAACGCGGAAGCTTGTTGATGAATACGGGATAACAGCGGCGATTTTCGGCCATGTCGGCGACGGCAACTACCATACCGTTCTTACCTTCGATCCGGCTGACGCCGAAGAAGTGAAACGCGTTGAAGAAATAAACGCCCGCATCGTCCGCTACGCGTTATCCCATGGCGGCACATGCACGGGCGAGCACGGCATTGGCATCGGAAAGCGTCATTTCTTATATGAGGAGCATCGCGATTCCGTTCCGCTCATGCAAGGGATCAAGCGGCTGTTTGACCCGAATGGCATTATGAATCCAGGAAAAATTTTCTTATAA
- a CDS encoding alpha-ketoacid dehydrogenase subunit beta, producing the protein MAEKTMIQAINEAIRQEMERDERVIVLGEDVGKNGGVFRATDGLFEQFGDRRVFDTPLAESGIIGTSIGLAVNGFRPVAEIQFLGFAYQAMDQLAAQAARLRFRSAGRFTCPLVVRSPYGGGVRTPELHSDALEALFTHSPGLKVVMPSNAFDAKGLLISAIRDEDPVLFLEPMKLYRALRMEVPDEPYEIPLGTARVVKEGEDVTIISWGATVPLVAKLAEEMKEKGIDAEVIDLRSLQPLDIDAIVQSVEKTGRVMIVHEAVKTNGFGAEIAALISERALFSLSAPIVRVTGYDTPYPVPSVEDEWLPNAARIVEGVQMLMRY; encoded by the coding sequence GTGGCGGAAAAGACGATGATTCAGGCGATTAATGAAGCGATCCGGCAAGAAATGGAGCGCGATGAGCGCGTGATCGTCCTGGGGGAGGATGTCGGAAAGAACGGCGGCGTCTTTCGCGCGACAGATGGCTTGTTTGAACAATTTGGCGACCGCCGCGTGTTTGATACGCCGCTTGCCGAATCAGGAATCATCGGCACATCGATTGGCTTGGCGGTGAACGGATTCCGCCCGGTTGCGGAAATCCAGTTTCTCGGTTTTGCCTACCAAGCGATGGATCAGCTTGCGGCACAGGCGGCGCGCCTTCGCTTCCGTTCAGCGGGGCGGTTTACGTGCCCGCTTGTCGTGCGCAGCCCATACGGCGGCGGGGTGCGCACGCCGGAGCTTCATTCCGATGCGTTAGAGGCGTTGTTTACGCATTCACCGGGACTGAAAGTCGTTATGCCATCCAACGCTTTTGACGCAAAAGGGCTGTTAATTTCAGCGATTCGCGATGAAGATCCTGTTTTGTTTTTAGAGCCGATGAAATTATACCGTGCTTTGCGCATGGAAGTGCCGGATGAGCCATATGAAATTCCGCTCGGAACAGCGCGCGTCGTCAAAGAGGGGGAAGATGTAACGATCATTTCATGGGGAGCGACGGTTCCGCTTGTCGCGAAATTAGCGGAAGAGATGAAGGAGAAAGGAATCGATGCGGAGGTGATCGATCTTCGCAGCCTGCAGCCGCTCGATATCGATGCGATCGTGCAGTCGGTGGAAAAGACGGGACGGGTGATGATTGTTCATGAAGCGGTCAAAACAAACGGTTTTGGCGCGGAAATTGCCGCGCTGATTAGCGAACGGGCGCTGTTTTCGCTATCGGCGCCGATTGTGCGCGTGACCGGTTATGATACACCGTATCCGGTGCCATCGGTCGAAGATGAGTGGCTGCCGAACGCCGCCCGCATCGTTGAAGGAGTACAAATGCTCATGCGCTACTAA